A window of Clostridioides sp. ES-S-0010-02 genomic DNA:
GGACTAGAAGTAATAGAAGCTAAATGGCTATTTGGAGTAAAACAAGAAAATATAGATGTAGTAGTTCATCCACAAAGCATAATTCACTCAATGGTACAGTATACAGATAGTTCTATAATTGCACAATTAGGATGTCCAGATATGAGGTTGCCTATACAATATGCTCTTACATATCCAGATAGAATGGAAAGTAATTTTGAAAGAATGAATTTTTCGAAATTTAGTACTTTAACCTTTGAAGAACCAGACTTGGAGACTTTTCCATGTTTAAAATTAGCTTATGAATGTCTAAAGATGGGTGGAACTTATTCTTCTGTTTTAAATTCTGCAAATGAAGTTTTGGTAAGTGAATTTTTAGAGGATAAAATTGGTTTCTATGACATACCATATTACATAGAGAAAACTTTAGAGGTTCATAAAAGCATAAGCAAACCAACGTTAGAACAAATTTTAGAAACAGATAGATGGAGTAGAGCTTATGTTGAAAATCTGATAAAAAAATAGGAAGGTGAATTTATGACTATAATAGCTGCATTAATACTATTTAGTATAATTGTATTAATACATGAATTAGGACATTTTATATTTGCAAAAAGAAGTGGGATTAAGGTAAATGAGTTTTCTATAGGTATGGGACCTAAGATATATAGTGTAAAAAAAGATACAGAGTATTCCATAAGAGCTCTTCCAATTGGTGGATATGTAAGTATGGAGGGTGAAGACGAAGAACAAATAAGTCCAAATTCTTTTGGAAATAAATCTATACTACAAAGATTTAGTACTATTGTAGCAGGACCAATATTTAATATAATACTGGCAGCAGTACTTTTAGTACCAGTGTTTTTGTATATAGGTTCTCCAACTACTACACTTGGAAAAATAATGCAAGATACTCCTGCACAAGCAGTAGGACTTCAAGTAGGAGATAAGATAAATAAAATAAATGGTAATTCTGTTAAGACTTGGGATGAAGTTGCAAATATTATAAATACTTCTTCTGGTGGAGAATTGAAGCTTAGTATAACTAGGGATGGAAATGATAAAGTTGTAAATGTAATTCCTAAAGATAAGAATGGAAAGTATGAAATAGGAATTCAGCCACAAAGAGAAAAAGATTTCTTTGGTTCAATAGTAAATGCATGTAAAACTACTGTGGATATGACAAAACAGATGTTAACATTCTTAGGTCAAATGGTTACAGGACGTGTACCAGGAGGAATTGGTAATGCTGTTGCAGGACCAGTAGGTGTTATTGGTATGGTATCAGATGCAGCCCAAACAGGTCTTATAAATGTAGTCTATTTGGCAGCTGTCATAAGTTTAAATCTAGGTATAGTAAACTTATTACCAATACCAGCCCTTGATGGTTGGAGAATCCTTATGTTATTATTAGAAGCTGTTAGAGGCGGTAAAAAACTTGACCCAAATAAAGAAGGTATGATAAATGTAGTTGGATTTGGAGCCTTAATGTTATTTATGCTTTTTATAACATATAAAGATATATTAAGGTTATTTCAATAATTTAACTTTATATAAAGTTTAAAAAAGCTATGTAGTTTTAAGTGAGAATAAATTAATTTTAAAAGGTTAAATTTATTCTTAGTTGTTTAACTATATAGCTTTTTAATTTATAATATATATGTAGTTTGTAGTATTTTTTAAGATATTGAATAATTTTAATATAAAATAATATATAGAGGTGAAATATGAGTTACAAGAGAAGACAGACAAGAGAAGTTAGTGTTGGGAGTGTAAAAATAGGAGGAGAAAATCCTATAAGCATACAATCTATGACAAATACTGATACAAGAGATGCAGAGGCTACAATATCTCAAATAAAAAGATTAGAAGAAGCTGGTTGTGATATAGTTAGAGTTGCTGTTCCTGATATGGAAGCAGCTAAAAATATAGGAAAGATAAAGTCTAATGTAAATATACCTGTTATTGCTGATATACATTTTGATTATAAGTTAGCACTTGAAGCTATAGAACAGGGTGTAGATGGTGTTAGAATAAATCCTGGTAATATTGGAAACATAGAAAGAGTTAGAATGGTTGTTGAGAAATGCAAGGAAAAAAATCTAAAAATTAGAATTGGTGTTAATGGAGGTTCTTTAGAAAAAGAACTTTTAAATAAATATGGTTCTGCAACTGCTGAAGCATTAGTTGAAAGTGCTATGGGACATATTAAGATTCTTGAAGATTTAGGTTTTTATAATATAGTTATTTCTCTAAAATCATCTGATATTTATAAAACTGTTGATGCATATGAATTAATATCACAGAAAGTTGATTATCCTCTTCATATTGGAATTACTGAATCTGGAAGTGTTCATAAAGGAACAATAAAGTCTTCTATAGGTGTGGGAGCACTTCTTCTTAAAGGGATTGGAGATACTGTCAGAATATCTTTGACAGGTGACCCTGTTGAAGAGGTTGTTGTTGGTAAACAGATTTTAAGAAGCTTGGGTCTTTTAAATGACAAGATTAAAGTTATATCATGTCCTACATGTGGAAGATGTAATATAGATTTAATTAGTGTTGTAAATGAAGTTGAGGATAAAATTGGTAGTATGGAAAAAGATATTACTGTTGCAATTATGGGGTGTGCTGTAAACGGACCTGGAGAAGCTAGAGAAGCCGATATAGGCATTGCTGGTGGTAAGGGTGAAGGTCTTTTATTTAAAAAGGGTGAAATTGTAAGAATGATTAATGGTGATAAATTGGTTGATGAGTTACTGGATGAAATTGATAAGTTATAGAGTATATATTTAAAACATATTAAACAGCTAGATGATTAAATACTTTTAGAATAAACTTTATCTATAGTATTTAATTATCTAGCTGTTTTAAATTTTAACATTTTATAGTTGTATAATACTTTGTTTTTGATATTTTAACAGTATAAAGCTGAATTAACAAAGTTGATAGAATAAAATTGATTTAAAATTTAAGTTAAATGATTTGTCGAACAAAAAAATAAAAATTTTAAAGGAAAAAGTTGTTTAATAAAGAAATTATTAGATAGAAGTTATTTTTTATAATTTATTGTTGTTAAATAGATACAAAGGTCTTAATATATTTAGTTTATTAATATCAATTATCAGAAAATGGGGGGTGTTTATGAATTGGTTAAATGTATAGAATTATCAGTGAAGGTATACCTTCTTGAAAATATTTATTTAGATAATGTAGCCAAAGAAATATGCAAATTAATAGATGATACATTAATTATGGAAGATAAATATAGAGAGTTTCATAATAAAAATGAATTTAAGTATTATTCTTTCAATCTGCTATATCCTTTAGAAAAGGATAAAATTTATAAGAAGGATTGTATCTACACTTTTATTATTAGAACAGTAGATAGTGAGTTAGGAACTTATTTTATGAGGAATCTAAAAAATCAATATTCTGATAAAATAAAGGTCATTACAATGAGTAAAAAAGTAATTCCTAAAAAACATATTGAAAGTATTTATTCTATTACTCCAGTGATAGCAAAGTTTGAGGATGGATATTGGAAGGGTAGTAATACAGTAGAAGATCTGGAGAAAAGAATTAGAGAAAATTTAATAAAAAAATACAACGAATTTACCAACAGCAAGATAGATGAAAATTTTGAATTATTTAATATGATTAAGTTTATAAACAAAAAACCTATTTCCATGAAATATAAAAATATATCCTTACTTGGAGATAAAATAAGTTTTAAAGTATCAGAAAATGATATGGCTCAAGAAATTTCAAACTTTGCACTTGGAGTAGGGGTTGGAGAAATCAATTCTCGTGGATTTGGTTTTGTAAACTATAGATGGTTATAGGAGGTGAAGGTTTGTTAAAGGATTGCTTAGAGATTTTTGAAAAAGAATATAGGGCTATAGGGAATAGTCTTATAACAGATAATTATGTTTTATCTGAGGGCTCATATGTATTGGTAAAAGATTTTTCTATCATAGAAAAATTGGAAGTTTCAAAGGGTAATAGAGATAATACAGAAGAATTATATAGCAAGTTTTCAAAACTGGATTACTTGTCAAAACTGGTAGATATGAATAAACCTATTGATGACAAAAAGATAATTCATAGTAATAACTATCTTTCATTTTTTATTAAAAAAGAAAATTTAAGACCCGACAAAAATAACAGCATAAAGCTTACAGAAGATATTATTAATAACTATTATGATGTGTTACTAAATCCAGGGCTTAAATATGATAAAAAGAAAAAAGAAATATTTGATTCTATGGAAAAAAAATATGGTAGAACAGATGAAAATAATCTAAATAAGGTAAAGGTGTGGATAAAAAATAATATATTTACTTTAGTTGAAGATGTAAAAAAAGATAAAAACTATTTAAAAATATTTTTTGATGAAGAGATAGATATATACAATATAGAAAGTCAAAAATATGTAATTCC
This region includes:
- the rseP gene encoding RIP metalloprotease RseP, which codes for MTIIAALILFSIIVLIHELGHFIFAKRSGIKVNEFSIGMGPKIYSVKKDTEYSIRALPIGGYVSMEGEDEEQISPNSFGNKSILQRFSTIVAGPIFNIILAAVLLVPVFLYIGSPTTTLGKIMQDTPAQAVGLQVGDKINKINGNSVKTWDEVANIINTSSGGELKLSITRDGNDKVVNVIPKDKNGKYEIGIQPQREKDFFGSIVNACKTTVDMTKQMLTFLGQMVTGRVPGGIGNAVAGPVGVIGMVSDAAQTGLINVVYLAAVISLNLGIVNLLPIPALDGWRILMLLLEAVRGGKKLDPNKEGMINVVGFGALMLFMLFITYKDILRLFQ
- the ispG gene encoding flavodoxin-dependent (E)-4-hydroxy-3-methylbut-2-enyl-diphosphate synthase, yielding MSYKRRQTREVSVGSVKIGGENPISIQSMTNTDTRDAEATISQIKRLEEAGCDIVRVAVPDMEAAKNIGKIKSNVNIPVIADIHFDYKLALEAIEQGVDGVRINPGNIGNIERVRMVVEKCKEKNLKIRIGVNGGSLEKELLNKYGSATAEALVESAMGHIKILEDLGFYNIVISLKSSDIYKTVDAYELISQKVDYPLHIGITESGSVHKGTIKSSIGVGALLLKGIGDTVRISLTGDPVEEVVVGKQILRSLGLLNDKIKVISCPTCGRCNIDLISVVNEVEDKIGSMEKDITVAIMGCAVNGPGEAREADIGIAGGKGEGLLFKKGEIVRMINGDKLVDELLDEIDKL
- the cas6 gene encoding CRISPR-associated endoribonuclease Cas6; the protein is MVKCIELSVKVYLLENIYLDNVAKEICKLIDDTLIMEDKYREFHNKNEFKYYSFNLLYPLEKDKIYKKDCIYTFIIRTVDSELGTYFMRNLKNQYSDKIKVITMSKKVIPKKHIESIYSITPVIAKFEDGYWKGSNTVEDLEKRIRENLIKKYNEFTNSKIDENFELFNMIKFINKKPISMKYKNISLLGDKISFKVSENDMAQEISNFALGVGVGEINSRGFGFVNYRWL